In Musa acuminata AAA Group cultivar baxijiao chromosome BXJ2-10, Cavendish_Baxijiao_AAA, whole genome shotgun sequence, a genomic segment contains:
- the LOC135625846 gene encoding embryonic protein DC-8-like, whose product MASGQQVNREEEVSREEERAKREAMSLEEIGHYRATAQQNSIESIRAAEERYEKAKHAGLATVHHAKETVVHGLGAAGAYAAAKGTEAKDYAGEKARGAAEVAAQKAAAAKDVTIEKGRQGLEVAKDTAAQAAAKSKDVAVSAGETAADYAKQAAVKAKDVTVGTGETAMEYAKETAAKTKDVTVYTGQTAADYVKQAAMKTKDVTAGAGETAIDYAKQAVEKAKDVTISTGQTAAEFAQLAAAKTKDATLSAADYAREKAVGAKDTAAETTQRTTEEVKETAKAMGHGAMEKAEEAKEAAKDTGGRAMGYTSNKAEDAMEAARAMARKAVEKAREAREAAKGTGEEAMRKARAKAEEAIEAAKRALEYAAFKGGEEQEYTDEKASEAKEKRGEKTEEAKRIMEGAKQEAGGGEAMETGDEAKHYKEEKATEPQKVEAGEGGGGGGEETKPAKIPAAVIEVTMQEAIDSTAAAGELLETIGVAVTEIAMSTADMIIGLEAEEKRGE is encoded by the exons ATGGCTTCAGGGCAACAAGTCAACAGGGAGGAGGAGGTTTCCAGAGAAGAGGAACGAGCCAAGAGGGAGGCCATGTCGCTGGAGGAGATCGGCCACTACCGCGCCACCGCTCAGCAGAACTCCATCGAGTCCATCAGGGCCGCGGAGGAGCGGTACGAGAAGGCCAAGCATGCTGGCTTGGCGACGGTCCACCACGCCAAAGAAACCGTCGTCCACGGCCTCGGCGCCGCGGGGGCTTATGCCGCCGCCAAAGGCACCGAGGCGAAGGATTATGCGGGCGAGAAAGCCCGCGGTGCAGCTGAAGTTGCTGCGCAGAAGGCTGCCGCAGCAAAGGATGTCACCATCGAAAAGGGCCGACAGGGGCTCGAAGTCGCAAAGGATACCGCGGCCCAGGCGGCGGCGAAGTCGAAGGATGTCGCCGTGAGCGCAGGTGAGACTGCGGCAGATTATGCAAAACAGGCGGCGGTGAAGGCCAAGGACGTGACTGTTGGCACTGGTGAGACCGCAATGGAGTATGCAAAGGAAACGGCCGCGAAGACGAAGGATGTGACTGTGTACACGGGCCAGACCGCAGCGGACTACGTGAAGCAGGCAGCCATGAAGACGAAGGATGTCACGGCCGGTGCGGGCGAGACAGCCATAGATTACGCCAAGCAGGCAGTGGAGAAGGCAAAGGATGTGACGATAAGCACCGGGCAGACTGCTGCTGAGTTCGCGCAGCTAGCAGCTGCAAAGACAAAGGATGCGACGCTGAGTGCAGCAGATTACGCGCGCGAGAAGGCCGTGGGAGCGAAGGATACAGCTGCTGAGACAACGCAGAGAACCACAGAGGAGGTAAAGGAGACCGCGAAGGCCATGGGTCACGGAGCTATGGAGAAGGCGGAAGAGGCCAAGGAAGCAGCAAAGGACACAGGCGGAAGAGCCATGGGATACACAAGTAACAAGGCAGAGGATGCAATGGAGGCCGCTAGGGCTATGGCTCGGAAAGCCGTGGAGAAAGCTCGGGAAGCCAGGGAAGCAGCGAAAGGCACGGGCGAAGAAGCCATGAGGAAAGCAAGAGCGAAGGCAGAGGAGGCAATAGAGGCAGCCAAGAGAGCCCTGGAGTACGCAGCGTTCAAGGGAGGGGAAGAACAGGAGTACACTGACGAGAAAGCATCCGAAGCAAAG GAAAAACGAGGAGAGAAGACCGAAGAGGCCAAGAGAATCATGGAGGGAGCAAAACAGGaagcaggaggaggagaagccaTGGAGACCGGAGATGAAGCTAAACACTACAAGGAAGAGAAAGCTACCGAACCACAG AAAGTAGAGGcaggggaaggaggaggaggaggaggagaagaaaccaAGCCAGCGAAGATCCCTGCGGCGGTAATAGAGGTCACAATGCAAGAGGCGATTGATTCCACTGCTGCTGCCGGGGAGCTACTGGAAACCATTGGCGTGGCAGTCACCGAAATTGCCATGTCTACAGCTGATATGATCATCGGATTAGAGGCAGAAGAGAAGAGAGGTGAATGA